The proteins below are encoded in one region of Nitrospirota bacterium:
- the sucD gene encoding succinate--CoA ligase subunit alpha, which translates to MSILVNKHTRVVVQGITGKEGSFHATQCKAYGTQMVAGVTPGKAGQEVEGIPVFNTVRDAVKKTQCDTSLIFVPPPFCADAILEAADAGVKLIICITEGIPVNDMVKVKRALYGRDVRLIGPNCPGVITVDEAKIGIMPGFIHKKGVVGVVSRSGTLTYEAVHQLSTLGLGETTCVGIGGDPVNGTGFVDVLALFEQDPETQAIVMIGEIGGDAEEKAAEFIKKHVKKPVVSFIAGITAPPGRRMGHAGAIVSGGKGTAAEKMKILEAAGVRVVKNPAEIGHAVKVALGR; encoded by the coding sequence GTGAGCATTCTCGTTAATAAGCATACGCGGGTGGTGGTGCAGGGGATCACGGGCAAGGAAGGCTCGTTCCATGCGACGCAGTGCAAGGCCTATGGGACGCAGATGGTCGCGGGCGTGACCCCGGGCAAGGCGGGCCAGGAAGTCGAGGGCATTCCGGTATTCAACACGGTGCGCGATGCCGTGAAGAAAACTCAGTGCGATACGTCGTTAATCTTCGTGCCCCCGCCATTTTGCGCCGACGCGATTCTGGAAGCGGCCGATGCCGGTGTGAAGCTGATCATCTGCATTACCGAAGGCATCCCGGTGAATGACATGGTCAAGGTTAAGCGCGCGCTCTATGGCCGCGACGTCCGTTTGATCGGACCGAACTGCCCCGGCGTGATCACCGTCGATGAAGCGAAGATCGGCATTATGCCGGGTTTCATCCATAAGAAGGGGGTCGTGGGCGTCGTGTCGCGCAGCGGGACCCTCACCTACGAAGCCGTGCATCAACTCTCGACATTAGGCCTTGGCGAAACGACCTGCGTCGGCATCGGCGGCGATCCGGTCAATGGTACGGGCTTCGTCGATGTGCTGGCCCTGTTCGAGCAGGATCCCGAGACTCAGGCGATCGTGATGATCGGCGAGATCGGTGGCGATGCGGAAGAGAAAGCTGCTGAGTTCATCAAAAAGCATGTGAAGAAACCAGTCGTCAGTTTCATCGCCGGAATCACGGCTCCTCCTGGCCGCCGCATGGGCCATGCGGGCGCGATCGTTTCCGGCGGCAAGGGGACGGCGGCTGAGAAGATGAAAATTCTCGAAGCAGCCGGCGTCCGGGTGGTGAAGAACCCGGCTGAGATCGGCCATGCGGTCAAGGTTGCGCTCGGGCGGTAA
- the sucC gene encoding ADP-forming succinate--CoA ligase subunit beta — protein sequence MNVHEFQAKQLFGQFGIPVPRGKEILSPEAGSAWAAELNTPVFVVKAQIHAGGRGKAGGVKITKDKAAVPGLVKELIGKTLVTHQTGPKGREVRRLLIEEGAAIAKELYVSIVVDRDSGWPVFIASTEGGMEIEEVAAHTPEKIIREAIDPAVGFQGYNGRNIAFALGLPAIEAAVVNPFIQMMGNLYRMFMEKNAAMVEINPLVITSDKKLIALDGKVSFDDSALFRHADVQQMRDLHEEEPLEIEAGENNLNYVKLDGNIGCMVNGAGLAMATMDVIKLAGSEPANFLDVGGGATKETVAAGFRILLKDPNVKGIFINIFGGIVRCERIAHGVIEAAKEVKINVPLVVRLQGTNAEEGRKLLGESGLKLEVADDLWEAAQKIVKLTGKAA from the coding sequence ATGAACGTTCATGAGTTTCAGGCGAAGCAGTTGTTCGGGCAGTTCGGGATTCCGGTGCCGCGCGGGAAAGAGATCCTTTCTCCCGAGGCCGGTTCTGCTTGGGCGGCAGAGCTCAATACTCCTGTTTTCGTCGTCAAGGCGCAGATCCATGCGGGCGGCCGCGGCAAGGCCGGTGGCGTCAAAATCACGAAGGATAAGGCGGCCGTTCCTGGCCTGGTCAAGGAACTGATCGGCAAGACGTTGGTCACGCATCAAACCGGCCCGAAGGGGCGGGAAGTGCGGCGGTTGCTGATCGAAGAAGGCGCTGCGATTGCCAAGGAACTGTATGTGAGCATCGTCGTCGATCGGGACAGCGGCTGGCCCGTGTTTATCGCGAGCACGGAAGGCGGGATGGAGATCGAAGAAGTCGCAGCTCACACGCCGGAGAAGATCATCCGGGAAGCGATCGATCCGGCTGTCGGGTTCCAGGGCTACAACGGGCGAAACATCGCCTTTGCGCTTGGGCTGCCTGCCATAGAAGCGGCTGTCGTGAATCCCTTCATTCAGATGATGGGGAATCTCTACCGCATGTTTATGGAGAAGAATGCGGCCATGGTGGAGATCAATCCGCTGGTCATCACCAGCGACAAGAAGCTCATCGCGCTGGACGGCAAGGTTTCCTTCGATGATAGCGCCCTATTCCGGCATGCTGACGTGCAGCAGATGCGCGATCTCCACGAGGAAGAACCGCTCGAAATCGAAGCGGGCGAAAACAATCTGAACTATGTGAAGCTGGACGGCAACATCGGCTGCATGGTGAATGGCGCGGGCCTCGCTATGGCGACGATGGATGTGATCAAGCTGGCTGGCAGCGAGCCGGCGAACTTTCTGGACGTCGGCGGCGGCGCCACCAAGGAGACTGTGGCTGCAGGATTCCGGATTCTCCTCAAGGATCCGAACGTCAAGGGCATCTTCATCAACATCTTCGGCGGGATCGTCCGTTGCGAGCGGATTGCGCATGGTGTGATTGAAGCGGCCAAGGAAGTGAAGATCAATGTGCCGTTGGTGGTCCGGTTGCAGGGCACGAATGCAGAAGAAGGCCGCAAGCTGTTGGGAGAGTCCGGTCTCAAGCTGGAAGTGGCGGACGACTTGTGGGAAGCGGCGCAAAAAATTGTGAAGTTGACGGGGAAAGCGGCATAG
- a CDS encoding FAD-binding protein, giving the protein MDIHALQQIVHQTRDARRKQTLPKFSPAERDQLIHKYHPDFRESAFRPLRFGPNAGDKTAIELATLLEGDSSVTDGFDLTPDYTTDVLVVGGGGAGCAAALHAHAAGAKVMLATKLRLGDSNSVMAQGGMQISVAPEDSPVTHFVDTLKGGHMQNDHQLLKVMVEEGPSIAKWLLSLGVLFDRDGDGNLHVKKGGGSSKPRLLTCSDYTGLEIMRVLKDEVLNQNIQLLEFCAAVELTSDENGNCTGAIFKDLDNHRDVVVAAKSVILATGGIGRLHIQGFPTSNHYGATGDGLCLSYRLGAKLVHIDTFQYHPSGAVYPEQLIGALVTEGIRSEGGHLVNAKGERFVNELDTRDVVSASIIRECEEGRGIRTMSGRVGVWLDTPLLDAVQGPGTMEKHFPAMMLQFERFNIDISKDPVLIFPTLHYQNGGVKIDTNSETNVKNLFVAGEASGGLHGRNRLMGNSLLDLMVFGKRSGLAAAARAASMPQGKLTVGHLKGFRAEAKKHGSASGVVSPMILPPYTRKE; this is encoded by the coding sequence GTGGACATCCATGCGCTTCAACAGATTGTGCACCAGACGCGGGATGCTCGACGCAAGCAGACCCTTCCCAAGTTTTCCCCCGCTGAACGAGATCAACTGATCCATAAGTATCATCCTGATTTTCGGGAGAGCGCCTTTCGTCCGCTCCGTTTTGGTCCCAATGCCGGGGACAAGACGGCGATCGAGCTGGCGACCTTGTTGGAAGGAGACAGCTCCGTGACCGATGGGTTCGATCTGACGCCGGACTATACGACCGATGTGTTGGTGGTGGGTGGCGGAGGAGCGGGTTGTGCAGCGGCGCTCCATGCCCATGCAGCAGGCGCCAAGGTCATGCTGGCGACCAAGCTTCGTCTCGGCGACTCCAACAGTGTGATGGCTCAGGGCGGCATGCAGATTTCGGTCGCGCCGGAAGACTCGCCCGTTACCCACTTCGTGGACACGCTCAAGGGCGGCCACATGCAGAACGACCATCAGCTGCTCAAGGTGATGGTGGAGGAAGGTCCTTCGATTGCGAAATGGCTCTTGAGCCTGGGCGTCCTGTTCGATCGCGACGGGGACGGCAACCTCCATGTGAAAAAAGGCGGCGGCAGCTCGAAGCCGCGCCTCCTGACCTGTTCGGACTACACAGGCCTTGAAATCATGCGGGTGCTCAAGGACGAGGTGCTGAATCAGAACATCCAGCTGCTCGAGTTCTGCGCCGCGGTCGAGTTGACGAGCGATGAAAATGGCAACTGTACCGGGGCGATCTTCAAAGACCTCGACAATCACCGTGACGTCGTCGTGGCGGCCAAGTCCGTCATCTTGGCGACAGGCGGAATCGGACGGCTCCACATCCAGGGATTTCCAACCAGCAATCACTATGGCGCGACCGGCGACGGCCTCTGCTTATCCTATCGGCTGGGCGCAAAGCTCGTGCACATCGATACGTTCCAGTATCACCCGTCCGGTGCCGTTTATCCCGAACAGCTCATCGGGGCTTTGGTCACAGAGGGGATTCGTTCCGAAGGCGGCCATTTGGTCAATGCGAAGGGGGAGCGGTTCGTCAACGAGCTGGATACCCGCGATGTCGTGTCCGCGTCGATTATTCGGGAATGTGAAGAGGGGCGCGGTATCCGCACCATGTCCGGCCGCGTCGGCGTCTGGCTCGATACGCCGTTGCTCGATGCCGTGCAGGGCCCCGGGACGATGGAGAAACATTTCCCGGCGATGATGTTGCAGTTCGAGCGGTTCAACATCGATATCAGCAAGGATCCCGTGCTGATTTTCCCGACGCTGCATTATCAGAACGGCGGGGTGAAGATCGATACGAATTCTGAAACCAACGTGAAGAATCTGTTCGTGGCGGGAGAAGCATCGGGCGGATTGCACGGCCGCAACCGGTTGATGGGGAACTCCCTGCTCGACCTGATGGTGTTTGGAAAACGGTCCGGGTTGGCGGCTGCGGCTCGCGCCGCATCTATGCCGCAAGGAAAGTTGACGGTTGGGCATCTGAAGGGGTTCCGCGCCGAAGCCAAGAAGCATGGCAGCGCGAGCGGAGTCGTGTCCCCCATGATCCTGCCGCCGTATACGCGTAAAGAATAA
- a CDS encoding 2Fe-2S iron-sulfur cluster-binding protein, with protein sequence MAQEDKENIIDQPEVLRHKMVTVEIAGKKYEVPEGITIIKALWYSGQEVVRGAGCLGGFCGACAAYYRTKDDPKVRTCLACQMAVQDGMSITMMPPFPARKATYDIRTLKDPKQDLFNLYPEAPLCRNCNACTEACPQKIDVREGVWKAVFGDFKSVSEMFMDCVMCGMCTPVCIADIAPNLVALYVSRAQGAHFTEKPVGLDIRIKEIQDGRFNDEWTKLLKMNEKELADHCATVK encoded by the coding sequence ATGGCGCAAGAAGACAAAGAGAATATCATTGATCAGCCGGAAGTCCTCCGGCACAAGATGGTCACGGTCGAGATCGCCGGCAAGAAGTACGAAGTGCCGGAGGGGATCACAATCATCAAGGCCCTCTGGTATTCTGGCCAGGAAGTCGTCCGTGGGGCCGGCTGTCTCGGCGGGTTCTGTGGCGCTTGCGCTGCCTACTATCGGACTAAGGACGATCCGAAAGTGCGGACCTGTCTAGCCTGCCAAATGGCGGTGCAGGACGGCATGTCGATCACGATGATGCCTCCGTTTCCGGCCCGGAAGGCTACCTACGATATTCGGACGCTCAAAGACCCCAAGCAAGATCTCTTCAACCTCTATCCCGAAGCGCCGCTCTGCCGGAATTGCAACGCCTGCACCGAGGCCTGCCCGCAGAAGATCGATGTGCGGGAGGGGGTCTGGAAAGCCGTGTTTGGAGATTTCAAAAGCGTCTCCGAGATGTTCATGGATTGCGTGATGTGCGGGATGTGTACGCCGGTTTGTATCGCGGACATCGCTCCCAACCTCGTGGCCCTCTATGTGAGCCGGGCGCAGGGGGCTCATTTCACCGAGAAGCCGGTGGGGCTGGATATCCGCATCAAAGAAATCCAGGACGGCCGTTTCAACGACGAATGGACCAAGCTCCTCAAGATGAACGAGAAAGAACTGGCCGATCACTGCGCGACGGTCAAATAG